The Akkermansia muciniphila genome contains a region encoding:
- a CDS encoding FeoA family protein: MTLNQLPEGKAARIESLGVESRLRRRLMDIGMIPGTRVECLERGPFGDPVAFLVRGTVMAFRSSDLELITVKSA, encoded by the coding sequence ATGACATTAAACCAGTTGCCTGAAGGAAAAGCCGCCAGGATTGAGTCTCTGGGAGTGGAAAGCCGCCTGAGAAGGCGGTTGATGGATATAGGCATGATTCCAGGAACCCGGGTGGAATGCCTGGAACGCGGGCCGTTCGGCGACCCCGTTGCCTTTCTTGTGCGCGGAACGGTGATGGCGTTCAGGTCTTCCGATCTGGAATTGATTACCGTCAAGTCCGCCTGA